Proteins from a single region of Paraburkholderia sp. PGU19:
- the leuD gene encoding 3-isopropylmalate dehydratase small subunit, with product MEKFIVHTGVVAPLDRENVDTDAIIPKQFLKSIKRTGFGPNAFDEWRYLDHGEPGQDNSKRPLNPDFVLNQPRYQGASVLLARQNFGCGSSREHAPWALQQYGFRAIIAPSFADIFYNNCFKNGLLPIVLTDQQVDHLFNETFAFNGFQLTVDLEKQVVRTADGSAEYPFEVAAFRKYCLLNGFDDIGLTLRHADKIRQYEAERIAKQPWLNNRLVR from the coding sequence ATGGAAAAATTCATCGTACATACCGGCGTCGTGGCGCCGCTCGATCGCGAAAACGTCGACACCGACGCGATCATTCCGAAGCAGTTCCTGAAGTCGATCAAGCGCACGGGTTTCGGTCCCAACGCGTTCGACGAATGGCGTTATCTCGATCACGGCGAGCCGGGACAGGACAACTCGAAGCGTCCGCTGAATCCGGATTTCGTGCTGAACCAGCCGCGTTATCAGGGCGCGTCGGTGCTGCTCGCACGCCAGAACTTCGGCTGCGGCAGCTCGCGCGAGCACGCACCGTGGGCGCTGCAACAGTACGGCTTCCGCGCGATCATCGCGCCGAGCTTCGCGGACATCTTCTACAACAACTGCTTCAAGAACGGTCTGCTGCCCATCGTGCTGACGGATCAGCAGGTCGACCATCTGTTTAACGAAACATTCGCGTTCAACGGCTTCCAGCTGACCGTCGACCTGGAAAAGCAGGTCGTGCGCACGGCTGACGGCAGCGCCGAATATCCGTTCGAAGTCGCCGCGTTCCGCAAATACTGCCTGCTGAACGGCTTCGACGACATCGGCCTTACGCTGCGTCACGCGGACAAGATTCGCCAGTACGAGGCAGAGCGCATCGC
- a CDS encoding entericidin A/B family lipoprotein encodes MNIDRIALLRRFALATLAGLLLGLAGCNTVHGFGEDLQHLGGSISDKAAK; translated from the coding sequence ATGAACATCGATCGCATCGCACTTCTGCGCCGATTCGCACTCGCGACGCTAGCTGGGCTGTTGCTCGGCCTCGCTGGTTGCAACACGGTGCATGGCTTTGGCGAAGACCTGCAGCATCTGGGCGGGTCGATCAGCGACAAGGCGGCAAAGTAA
- the leuC gene encoding 3-isopropylmalate dehydratase large subunit, producing the protein MAQTLYDKLWNTHVVHTEEDGTTILYIDRQLLHEVTSPQAFEGLKLAERPVWRISANLAVSDHNVPTTDRSHGIADPVSKLQVDTLDANCDAFGITQFKMNDMRQGIVHIIGPEQGATLPGMTIVCGDSHTSTHGAFGALAHGIGTSEVEHVLATQTLLQKKSKNMLVKVEGQLPRGCTAKDIVLAIIGKIGTAGGTGYAIEFGGSTIRALSMEGRMTVCNMAIEAGARAGMVAVDDTTIEYLKGRPFSPQGVEWDQAVEYWKQFTSDAGAHFDRVVELNAAEIVPQVTWGTSPEMVTSIDARVPDPEKEKDPVKRDAMERALQYMALEPNLPIESIKPDKIFIGSCTNARIEDLRAAAWVVKKLGRRVAPNIRLAMVVPGSGLVKAQAEREGLDKVFTEAGFEWREPGCSMCLAMNADRLEPGERCASTSNRNFEGRQGAGGRTHLVSPAMAAAAAIEGHFVDIRKLG; encoded by the coding sequence ATGGCACAGACTCTCTACGACAAATTGTGGAACACGCATGTGGTCCACACGGAAGAAGACGGCACGACGATTCTCTATATCGACCGTCAACTGCTGCATGAAGTGACCAGCCCGCAGGCATTCGAAGGGCTGAAGCTCGCGGAGCGCCCGGTGTGGCGCATCAGCGCGAATCTGGCGGTGTCGGATCACAACGTGCCGACCACGGATCGCAGCCACGGCATCGCTGACCCCGTGTCGAAGCTGCAAGTCGATACGCTCGACGCGAACTGCGACGCATTCGGCATCACGCAGTTCAAGATGAACGACATGCGTCAGGGCATCGTCCACATCATCGGGCCGGAACAGGGTGCGACGCTGCCCGGCATGACGATTGTCTGCGGCGACTCGCATACCTCCACGCACGGCGCGTTCGGCGCGCTGGCGCACGGCATCGGCACGTCGGAAGTCGAACACGTGCTCGCCACGCAAACGCTTCTTCAGAAGAAGAGCAAGAACATGCTGGTCAAGGTCGAAGGCCAGTTGCCGCGCGGCTGCACCGCGAAAGACATCGTGCTCGCGATCATCGGCAAGATCGGCACGGCGGGCGGCACGGGCTACGCGATCGAGTTCGGCGGCTCGACCATTCGCGCGCTGTCGATGGAAGGCCGCATGACCGTCTGCAACATGGCGATCGAAGCGGGCGCGCGCGCCGGCATGGTCGCCGTCGACGACACGACCATCGAATACCTGAAGGGCCGTCCGTTCTCGCCGCAAGGCGTCGAGTGGGATCAGGCCGTCGAATACTGGAAGCAGTTCACGTCCGATGCTGGCGCGCATTTCGATCGCGTGGTCGAACTGAACGCCGCCGAGATCGTGCCGCAGGTCACGTGGGGCACGTCGCCGGAAATGGTCACGTCCATCGACGCACGCGTGCCGGACCCGGAGAAGGAGAAGGACCCGGTCAAGCGCGACGCGATGGAACGCGCGCTGCAGTACATGGCGCTCGAACCGAATCTCCCCATCGAATCGATCAAGCCGGACAAGATTTTCATCGGCTCGTGTACCAACGCGCGCATCGAAGATCTGCGTGCGGCAGCGTGGGTCGTGAAGAAGCTTGGCCGCCGCGTCGCACCGAACATCCGTCTCGCGATGGTCGTGCCGGGCTCGGGCCTCGTGAAGGCGCAGGCCGAACGCGAAGGTCTCGACAAGGTCTTCACGGAAGCGGGTTTCGAATGGCGCGAGCCGGGCTGCTCGATGTGTCTCGCGATGAACGCCGACCGGCTGGAGCCGGGCGAGCGCTGCGCATCCACGTCGAACCGCAATTTCGAAGGCCGTCAGGGCGCGGGCGGACGCACGCACCTCGTGAGCCCCGCCATGGCAGCGGCTGCCGCCATCGAGGGGCATTTCGTCGACATTCGCAAGCTGGGATAA
- the gltA gene encoding citrate synthase — MTPSDVKATLSFSDNSPSVEMPIYKGTMGPDVIDIRKLYGQTGKFTYDPGFMSTASCNSAITYIDGDKGELLYRGFPIDNLAQNADFLETCYALLKGELPNQAQKDEFVKTVTNHTMVHEQMQFFFRGFRRDAHPMAILVAAVGALSAFYHDSLDINNPRHREVSAIRMIAKLPTLVAMAYKYSIGQPFVYPQNNLSYSANFMRMMFSNPCEEYQVNEVLVRALDRILILHADHEQNASTSTVRLAGSSGANPFACIAAGIACLWGPAHGGANEAALNMLEEIGSVDNIPEFIKQVKDKNSGVKLMGFGHRVYKNYDPRAKLMRETCYEVLNELGLHDDPLFKLAMALEKIALEDEYFVSRKLYPNVDFYSGIVQRALGIPTSMFTCIFAMARTVGWIAQWNEMIGDPEQKIGRPRQLFIGETPREAKPIAQR; from the coding sequence ATGACCCCGTCAGATGTTAAAGCCACGCTATCGTTCAGCGACAACTCGCCGAGCGTTGAAATGCCGATTTACAAGGGCACGATGGGCCCGGATGTGATCGACATCCGTAAGCTGTATGGTCAGACAGGCAAGTTCACGTACGATCCGGGCTTCATGTCGACGGCGTCGTGCAACTCGGCTATCACCTACATCGACGGTGACAAGGGCGAGCTGCTGTACCGCGGCTTCCCGATCGACAACCTCGCGCAAAACGCGGACTTCCTCGAAACGTGCTACGCGCTGCTGAAGGGCGAACTGCCGAACCAGGCGCAGAAGGACGAGTTCGTGAAGACGGTCACGAACCACACGATGGTTCACGAGCAGATGCAGTTCTTCTTCCGTGGCTTCCGCCGCGACGCGCACCCGATGGCGATTCTCGTCGCTGCAGTCGGCGCGCTGTCGGCGTTCTACCACGACTCGCTCGACATCAATAACCCGCGTCATCGCGAAGTCTCGGCGATCCGCATGATCGCCAAGCTGCCGACGCTGGTCGCGATGGCGTACAAGTACTCGATCGGCCAGCCGTTCGTGTACCCGCAGAACAATCTGTCGTACAGCGCGAACTTCATGCGCATGATGTTCTCGAACCCGTGCGAAGAGTACCAGGTCAACGAAGTGCTGGTCCGCGCACTCGACCGTATCCTGATCCTGCACGCCGACCACGAGCAGAACGCGTCGACGTCGACGGTTCGTCTGGCGGGTTCGTCGGGTGCGAATCCGTTCGCGTGTATCGCAGCCGGTATCGCGTGTCTGTGGGGCCCGGCGCACGGCGGCGCGAACGAAGCGGCGCTGAACATGCTGGAAGAAATCGGCTCGGTCGACAACATTCCTGAGTTCATCAAGCAGGTGAAGGACAAGAACTCGGGCGTGAAGCTGATGGGCTTCGGTCACCGCGTCTACAAGAACTACGATCCGCGCGCCAAGCTGATGCGCGAAACGTGCTACGAAGTGCTGAACGAACTGGGCCTGCACGACGACCCGCTGTTCAAGCTCGCGATGGCACTGGAAAAGATCGCGCTGGAAGACGAATACTTCGTGTCGCGCAAGCTGTACCCGAACGTCGACTTCTACTCGGGCATCGTGCAGCGCGCGCTGGGCATTCCGACGTCGATGTTCACGTGTATCTTCGCGATGGCGCGTACGGTCGGCTGGATCGCGCAGTGGAACGAAATGATCGGCGATCCCGAACAGAAGATTGGCCGTCCGCGTCAGTTGTTCATCGGCGAAACGCCGCGCGAAGCCAAGCCGATCGCTCAGCGCTAA